The proteins below are encoded in one region of Hordeum vulgare subsp. vulgare chromosome 3H, MorexV3_pseudomolecules_assembly, whole genome shotgun sequence:
- the LOC123444226 gene encoding uncharacterized protein LOC123444226, which yields MHRSKGKLSGVLSKGFKPDKCKIALKMAMARIKLLRNKKEVQVRQMRREVAQLLDGNQDQTARIRVEHVIREEKFMQAYDLIEVYCELIVARMSIIDSQKTCPIDLKEAVASVIFASMRCSDVTELADVRKNFTSKYGKEFAASALEVRPDSGVNRLVIEKLSAGAPDVQTKTKTLSSIAAEHNIKWEPKAFEEQKQNEDRMYGSTYSGGNVPTPGSSASSVPTPQPAAAPYSSVQSATSRVPAGPSYESSEAPANRNPHGTANSNASTQENRRESDASVPPTSQHGATTSSADIPGSNSFSHVNTGSSSVSRPYSQFGTTVPDPVSRTEEINRPRERKSSASGSNWNVEFKDAASAAQAAADSAEMASIAARAACQLASRGNFYAEQDTGAYESATYTNDTTPRKQQAERLMKNDKSFNEQSSGVNDPTMISSNTRKDEERAETNRVSSQNMSTPYSSQFHSYAPENHTDMYDMPTEPHRAHSSGPPYFDDSSEAPYFDDPSEKESNIGRPEDHPFDLHEERLPDAGFDGHRTKDIGSRQGSFDQESRNDHYNNFGASHGGSSTTWDNQNDKAGADSSAVIFDHYDYDVQEENLFDRFSSKHTEELPAIQDHKGFSSADWSQQHRSESPVDRSTSTLFSRTETQPPYDLGANKEDIPLNDTKPPTFDSDGVSSDEETSTDMQILSLRTNSRGSDYSENRMFNKNSGKFVPDVNDSIEDHESRPRKQYQNPPGSDVFRKEQNSDGSPKYDYSGAQGNLGRVESRDYDLSEEETEAHKLKGTSSGITGANENRPSPFRMQTSAPSDDSDDGDLGLNYGRLTPGLRNKLRQHPQYKIPGDSLPCKQSLEGAPASIEESVHFKENGTSSEQTGDTHKGSRTAKNSFGANYQSEHLDGRHTVGKPVESRSPMTRNDFYSGESRSSLTRNDFYSGESRSSLTRNDFYSGDTGKLSERSGSSPIRSPTKTSVKENSIQEPHHERPGSGVRRESRSRTARTFFDSDESEEELERRQSGQTKLSKEQIRSRRTPREVAPDTKRDGRARTGAQFAVETESPKSPAKAFSSSSTEERKVAPVYSRVSVQQSSPNPVRIEPPMARGKWQEDEPEGSSSPENEANTQTSADTLKVSTPTSGPAHVHPKLPTDYDSFAAHFKSLRTNRR from the exons AGCCCGACAAGTG CAAGATTGCCCTCAAGATGGCCATGGCGCGGATCAAGCTGCTGCGGAACAAGAAGGAGGTGCAGGTGCGCCAGATGCGCCGCGAGGTCGCGCAGCTGCTCGACGGAAACCAGGACCAGACCGCGCGCATCAGG GTTGAACATGTCATAAGGGAAGAGAAGTTCATGCAAGCATATGACCTGATCGAAGTGTACTGCGAACTTATAGTGGCACGCATGTCCATTATTGATTCACAGAA GACTTGCCCTATTGATCTGAAGGAGGCAGTAGCGAGTGTTATATTTGCATCAATGAGATGTTCAGATGTCACAGAACTAGCAGATGTTCGGAAGAATTTCACAAGCAAGTACGGGAAAGAGTTTGCCGCATCAGCTCTTGAAGTGCGGCCTGACAGCGGCGTAAACCGTCTG GTAATCGAGAAGCTCTCAGCAGGAGCACCGGATGTACAGACTAAAACCAAAACCTTGAGCTCAATCGCGGCAGAGCACAACATAAAATGGGAACCAAAAGCATTTGAGGAGCAGAAGCAAAATGAGGATCGGATG TATGGATCAACATATTCTGGAGGAAACGTTCCAACTCCGGGATCATCAGCTTCTAGTGTGCCAACTCCTCAACCTGCAGCAGCTCCCTATTCATCTGTTCAATCAGCCACTTCTCGTGTGCCTGCAGGACCTTCTTATGAATCTTCTGAAGCTCCAGCAAATAGAAACCCACATGGCACTGCCAACTCTAATGCTTCCACACAGGAAAATAGAAGGGAGTCAGATGCTTCAGTGCCTCCTACCTCCCAACATGGTGCAACTACTTCCTCAGCCGATATTCCTGGATCTAACAGCTTTTCTCATGTAAATACTGGGAGTTCAAGTGTTTCTAGACCTTACTCTCAATTTGGCACAACAGTTCCAG acCCAGTATCCAGGACTGAGGAGATCAACCGTCCCAGGGAAAGGAAGTCTTCAGCTAGTGGTTCCAATTGGAATGTGGAATTCAAGGATGCAGCATCTGCAGCACAGGCAGCCGCAGATTCTGCAGAGATGGCAAGCATTGCTGCCAGAGCTGCTTGCCAACTTGCTAGCCGTGGAAACTTCTATGCAGAGCAAGATACCGGTGCTTATGAATCAGCTACTTATACAAATGATACAACACCCAGGAAGCAACAAGCTGAACGTTTGATGAAGAATGATAAGAGTTTTAATGAGCAGAGTTCAGGTGTTAATGATCCGACGATGATCTCAAGCAATACAAGAAAAGATGAAGAAAGAGCAGAAACAAACCGTGTGAGTAGCCAGAATATGTCAACTCCTTACTCATCTCAGTTCCACTCTTATGCTCCTGAAAATCATACTGATATGTATGACATGCCAACCGAACCACATCGTGCTCATTCATCTGGGCCTCCATATTTTGATGATTCATCTGAGGCTCCATATTTTGATGATCCGTCTGAGAAAGAAAGCAATATCGGAAGACCTGAAGATCATCCGTTTGATTTGCATGAGGAAAGGTTGCCAGATGCTGGATTTGATGGGCACCGCACCAAGGATATAGGAAGCAGGCAAGGTAGCTTTGATCAAGAGAGCAGGAATGACCACTATAATAATTTTGGTGCTTCCCACGGTGGCAGCAGTACGACTTGGGACAACCAGAATGATAAAGCTGGAGCTGATTCTTCAGCTGTTATTTTCGATCACTATGACTATGATGTTCAAGAAGAGAACTTGTTTGATCGTTTCTCTTCAAAACATACTGAAGAGTTACCAGCTATCCAAGACCACAAGGGATTCTCAAGTGCAGATTGGAGTCAGCAGCATAGAAGTGAATCTCCAGTTGATCGTAGCACTTCAACTCTCTTCTCAAGAACAGAAACACAGCCGCCTTATGATTTAGGAGCAAACAAAGAGGATATTCCCTTGAATGATACCAAACCACCTACTTTTGATTCAGATGGTGTTAGTTCTGACGAGGAAACAAGTACAGACATGCAGATATTGTCTTTAAGGACCAATTCAAGAGGATCTGATTACTCTGAGAACAGAATGTTCAATAAGAATTCTGGAAAATTTGTCCCTGATGTTAATGATAGTATTGAAGACCATGAATCTAGGCCCAGGAAGCAATACCAGAATCCACCAGGTTCTGATGTATTCCGCAAGGAGCAAAACAGTGACGGTTCACCTAAATATGACTATTCAGGGGCACAGGGGAACTTGGGTCGTGTGGAAAGTAGAGATTATGATCtttcagaagaagaaacagaagcaCATAAATTGAAAGGCACGTCCTCAGGGATAACAGGAGCTAATGAGAATCGGCCCTCGCCTTTTCGCATGCAAACTTCAGCGCCATCTGATGACAGTGATGATGGTGATCTCGGCCTGAATTATGGAAGGTTAACTCCTGGACTAAGAAACAAACTCAGGCAACATCCACAATACAAAATTCCTGGGGATAGCTTGCCATGTAAACAGTCCTTAGAAGGAGCTCCTGCCAGCATTGAAGAATCAGTGCATTTCAAAGAGAATGGCACATCATCTGAACAGACTGGTGATACTCATAAAGGTTCACGCACAGCCAAGAATTCTTTTGGTGCAAATTACCAGAGTGAACATCTTGATGGGAGACATACTGTTGGCAAACCTGTGGAATCAAGATCACCCATGACGAGGAATGACTTCTATTCAGGTGAATCAAGATCATCGTTGACGAGGAATGACTTCTATTCAGGTGAATCAAGATCATCCTTGACGAGGAATGACTTCTATTCAGGTGATACAGGGAAGTTATCTGAACGATCTGGTAGTTCTCCAATACGTAGCCCAACCAAGACTTCTGTTAAGGAAAATTCTATTCAAGAGCCACATCATGAAAGACCGGGTAGTGGGGTGCGCAGGGAAAGTAGATCAAGAACTGCCAGAACTTTCTTTGATTCAGATGAGAGCGAAGAGGAATTAGAACGACGACAGTCTGGCCAGACAAAGTTGTCTAAAGAGCAGATACGATCACGCAGGACCCCCCGGGAGGTAGCACCCGATACAAAGCGAGATGGCAGAGCCCGGACTGGAGCACAGTTTGCTGTTGAAACTGAAAGCCCAAAAAGCCCTGCTAAAGCATTCTCCAGCTCAAGTACTGAAGAAAGAAAAGTGGCACCTGTGTACTCCAGGGTTTCAGTACAGCAATCTTCGCCAAATCCTGTGCGCATTGAACCTCCCATGGCTAGAGGCAAGTGGCAAGAAGATGAGCCGGAGGGAAGTTCTTCTCCAGAAAACGAGGCAAACACACAGACCTCAGCAGATACACTGAAAGTAAGCACCCCAACATCTGGTCCTGCCCACGTTCACCCCAAGCTTCCAACAGACTATGATTCTTTTGCTGCACATTTTAAGTCGCTCCGAACCAATCGCCGTTAG